A genomic window from Salvia miltiorrhiza cultivar Shanhuang (shh) chromosome 5, IMPLAD_Smil_shh, whole genome shotgun sequence includes:
- the LOC130987100 gene encoding formin-like protein 14 isoform X1 — protein MREDFRVIGLNFELRIDSHYSMSLLSRFFYKRPPDGLLELSDRVYVFDSCFSTEVLPDDIYRLYLHEIINELHEEFPESSFLAFNFREGEKRSQFAEILCEYDVTVMDYPRQYEGCPLLPLSLIHHFLRASESWLSLANFQNVVLIHCERGGWPLLAFVLASFLVFRKLHSGERKTLEMVYREGPKGLLQLLSPLNPFPSQLRYLQYISRRNISPEWPPPERPLSLDCIILRSIPRFDNQKGCRPIVRVFGRNLLSKDGLSTQMLYSMHKKGRHVRHYRQKDSDVIKIDIQCLVQGDVVLECVHFDLDPEREVMMFRIMFNTAFIRSNILMLNSENLDILWDSKSRFPKGFRAEVLFGDVESRSPPKAHTSMLNGEEKGGLPIEAFSRVQEFFNGVDWVDSNDDAALWLLKQLSVLSDAKDLSMLRRLSGYSSPLDSEEENNASSIADSLDLLDAEKAIAPDFNLMDDRSSFDSTLEDASELRAYENQIKPIISTPIDLTQPMTTGDRQLDSPAICEPLMEMESSDTKLSTNIHPPLQTSSASDSNTGFSQQPVTDIKELPPSSPTDSSEGPLLPAPFSIDSSSDIPSPPPLPSSTGSSNIPQIPSSEPHMGFGQAPQATSMLPPPPRPLPSKSEVIPLTPPPPPSFGSNYSSDMSTSQSTSLVSCVNTPPPPPSHGPAIAPSPSRDSVTIPPPPPPPPDSGSVVPPLPPPTPTAAPPPPPPPPPPPRTTASPPPPPPPPPPPPPRPTASPPPPPPPPPRPTTSPPPPPPTPPRPTTSPPPPPPPPPPPPIPPSGGGLVAISPPPPPPLPPPSSLDLIAAPPPPPPPPLPGRGSAPALSPPLPGRSSAPPPPPPPPLPGRGPTHAPPPPPPPPLPGSGLTPAPPLPPQLPSRSSGETPSAPPPPPHAGRGLAPIPPPPPPPGHGSASAPAPPPPPPGRGSAPVPPPPPPARGSAPAPPPPPLGRGSAPAPPPPPPSRGSAPAPPPPPPGRGSAPAPPPPPTIQGSAPPPPLGHGSRSAPPPPGGKSSSVPPPPALGRGRGLPSAKARGTSGSSIPPKKTSLKPLHWVKVTRAMQGSLWADAPKQDSQSRAPEIDISELESLFSMASASDAANKGAGPRGSKINKPEKVQLIDLRRAYNCEIMLTKIKIPLPDMNNAILALDSSALDIDQVENLIKFCPTKEEMETLKNYSGDKEMLGKCEQFFLELMKVPRVESKLRVFAFTITFNSQVKDLKNNLNTINDAAREVKESVKLRKIMQTILTLGNALNQGTARGIPYYKKLPILLIYSCSIIRFRIATYLLTTCTAGSAVGFKLDSLLKLSDTRARNNKMTLMHYLCKILAEKMPELLDFSKDIVHLEPASKIQLKSLAEEMQAVSKGLEKVEQELLAAENDGAVSSGFRKVLTSFLHTAEAEVRSLINLYTEVGRNADSLSQYFGEDPARCPFEQVTQTLAVFTKLFNKSHDENEQLADAEKKKLEKEALKEQAASNSPAWKDSPARKEGIDALRAKINARNQKQAS, from the exons ATGCGTGAGGATTTTAGAGTT ATTGGATTGAATTTTGAACTGAGGATTGATTCCCACTACAGCATGTCATTACTAAGTAGATTCTTCTACAAAAGGCCCCCAGATGGTTTACTTGAACTTTCCGACAGAGTATATG TTTTTGATTCCTGTTTCTCAACCGAAGTGCTGCCAGATGATATATACCGACTTTACTTGCATGAAATCATTAATGAGTTACATGAGGAATTCCCAGAATCCTCATTTCTCGCATTTAATTTTCGGGAAGGAGAGAAGAGGAGCCAGTTTGCAGAGATATTATGTGAGTATGATGTCACTGTTATGGATTATCCGAGGCAGTATGAGGGTTGCCCGTTGCTGCCGCTAtctttaattcatcatttccTTCGCGCTAGTGAGAGTTGGCTTTCTCTTGCAAATTTCCAAAATGTGGTGTTGATCCATTGTGAAAGAGGAGGTTGGCCACTTCTTGCATTTGTTTTAGCTAGCTTCTTGGTTTTTAGGAAGTTGCATAGCGGCGAAAGAAAGACTCTTGAAATGGTTTACCGCGAAGGTCCAAAAGGCTTGTTGCAGCTATTATCCCCATTGAATCCGTTTCCATCTCAGCTTAGGTATCTGCAATACATATCGAGGAGAAATATATCCCCTGAGTGGCCTCCGCCTGAGAGGCCTCTTTCATTAGACTGTATCATTCTTCGTTCAATTCCAAGGTTTGATAATCAGAAAGGGTGCAGACCTATTGTCCGTGTTTTCGGTAGAAATCTCCTTAGTAAAGATGGACTATCAACCCAAATGCTTTATTCCATGCATAAGAAGGGTAGACATGTTCGTCATTATCGCCAA AAAGATAGTGATGTCATCAAGATTGATATACAATGTTTAGTGCAAGGGGATGTGGTATTGGAATGTGTTCACTTTGATTTAGATCCAGAAAGGGAAGTTATGATGTTCCGTATAATGTTCAATACAGCTTTTATTAGGTCTAATATATTGATGCTCAACTCTGAGAACTTGGATATCCTTTGGGACTCAAAGTCCAGGTTTCCTAAAGGCTTTAGGGCTGAG GTGCTATTCGGAGATGTTGAGAGCCGGTCTCCCCCCAAAGCTCATACGTCGATGTTGAATGGAGAGGAGAAAGGTGGACTGCCCATTGAAGCTTTTTCCAGGGTGCAAGAGTTTTTTAATGGTGTGGATTGGGTTGATAGTAATGATGATGCTGCATTATGGTTACTTAAGCAGTTATCCGTGCTGAGTGATGCCAAAGATTTGTCGATGTTGAGGAGGCTGAGTGGTTATTCATCGCCTCTTGATTCTGAAGAAGAAAACAACGCTTCCAGCATTGCTGATAGTCTTGATTTACTGGACGCAGAGAAAGCCATTGCACCTGATTTCAATTTGATGGATGATCGTTCATCATTTGATTCTACATTGGAGGATGCCTCTGAACTCAGGGCCTATGAGAATCAAATTAAGCCAATAATATCGACCCCTATTGATCTTACCCAGCCTATGACTACTGGTGACAGGCAGTTAGATTCTCCTGCTATTTGTGAACCTTTGATGGAAATGGAAAGTTCAGATACAAAACTTTCAACTAATATTCACCCACCATTGCAAACCTCCTCTGCTTCTGATTCTAATACAGGATTTTCTCAACAACCTGTTACTGATATCAAAGAACTTCCTCCTTCTTCTCCCACTGATTCGTCTGAAGGGCCGCTACTGCCAGCTCCTTTTTCAATTGATAGTTCTAGTGACATCCCCTCTCCTCCACCACTTCCTTCTTCAACCGGTTCCAGTAATATACCACAAATACCATCTAGTGAACCACACATGGGTTTTGGACAAGCCCCTCAGGCCACTAGCATGCTACCACCACCACCTCGTCCATTACCCAGTAAGAGTGAAGTCATTCCACTTACCCCACCACCTCCACCTTCATTTGGATCAAATTATTCATCAGATATGTCAACTTCACAGTCGACATCACTTGTTAGCTGTGTCAAtacaccaccaccacctcctagTCATGGTCCAGCAATAGCTCCATCTCCATCTCGTGATTCAGTCACAATCCCTCCaccacctcctcctcctccagaTAGTGGGTCAGTAGTACCTCCACTTCCACCTCCTACGCCAACAGcagctccacctccacctccaccaccgcctCCACCTCCCAGGACAACAGCATCcccacctccaccaccgccgccgcctccacctccacctcccaGGCCAACAGCATCcccacctccaccaccgcctCCACCTCCCAGGCCAACAACATCcccacctccaccaccgcctACACCTCCCAGGCCAACAACATCCccgcctccaccaccaccaccaccaccacctccacctaTTCCTCCTTCCGGTGGTGGGTTAGTAGCAAtttctcctccaccaccacctcccCTGCCGCCACCTTCAAGTCTTGATTTAATAGcagctccacctccacctccacctccgccATTGCCAGGACGTGGTTCAGCACCTGCTCTATCTCCACCGCTTCCAGGGCGTAGTTcagctccacctccacctccaccaccgccaCTTCCTGGGCGTGGTCCAACACATGCTCCACCTCCACCCCCACCTCCACCACTTCCAGGGAGTGGTTTAACACCTGCTCCTCCTCTACCCCCACAACTGCCTTCTCGTAGTTCAGGAGAAACTCCAtctgcaccaccaccacctcctcaTGCAGGTCGTGGTTTAGCACCTATCCCACCTCCACCACCTCCTCCAGGCCATGGTTCGGCCTCAGCCCCAGCCCCACCTCCACCACCTCCTGGTCGTGGTTCAGCTCCTGTgccacctccaccacctccTGCTCGTGGTTCAGCTCCTGCCCCACCTCCACCACCTCTTGGTCGTGGTTCAGCTCCTGCCCCACCTCCACCACCTCCTAGTCGTGGTTCTGCTCCTGCtccacctccaccgcctcctGGACGTGGTTCAGCTCCTGCTCCACCTCCGCCGCCCACGATTCAAGGTTCAGCACCTCCTCCACCTCTAGGTCATGGTTCACGATCCGCTCCTCCACCTCCTGGAGGAAAGAGCTCCAGTGTGCCTCCACCTCCAGCTTTAGGAAGAGGCAGAGGTTTGCCCTCAGCGAAAGCAAGAGGTACTAGTGGTTCTTCAATCCCCCCTAAGAAAACTTCACTAAAGCCCTTGCATTGGGTGAAAGTCACTCGAGCGATGCAAGGGAGCTTGTGGGCTGATGCTCCGAAACAAGATAGTCAGTCCAG gGCACCTGAAATTGATATTTCTGAGCTTGAGAGCCTTTTCTCAATGGCTTCTGCTTCAGATGCTGCTAATAAGGGCGCAGGCCCACGTGGTTCCAAAATAAACAAGCCAGAAAAAGTGCAATTG ATTGATTTGCGTAGAGCCTATAATTGTGAAATCATGCTCACAAAAATTAAGATACCCCTGCCAGATATGAAT aATGCAATCCTGGCTTTGGATTCCTCTGCATTGGACATTGATCAAGTTGAAAATCTTATAAAATTCTGTCCTACTAAAGAAGAAATGGAGACACTAAAG AATTACAGTGGGGACAAGGAGATGCTAGGAAAGTGCGAACAG TTCTTCCTGGAACTAATGAAAGTTCCACGAGTTGAATCCAAATTAAGAGTATTTGCTTTCACAATAACTTTTAATAGTCAG GTGAAGGACCTAAAAAATAACTTGAACACAATCAATGATGCTGCTAGGGAG GTTAAGGAGTCTGTGAAGTTACGAAAAATTATGCAGACAATCCTTACACTGGGAAATGCACTAAACCAGGGTACAGCTAGAGGTATACCTTACTATAAAAAACTTCCTATATTGTTGATATATTCCTGTTCCATTATAAGATTTCGAATTGCAACTTATCTTCTAACAACTTGCACTGCAGGCTCTGCTGTTGGATTCAAGTTGGATAGTCTTCTCAAACTTTCTGATACTCGTGCAAGAAATAACAAAATGACCTTAATGCATTACCTATGTAAG ATTCTAGCTGAGAAGATGCCAGAGTTGCTAGACTTCAGTAAGGATATTGTACATTTGGAACCAGCGTCCAAG ATACAATTAAAATCTTTGGCTGAAGAAATGCAAGCTGTTAGCAAAGGCCTTGAAAAGGTCGAACAGGAACTACTTGCAGCAGAGAATGACGGTGCTGTATCCTCAGGCTTTCGGAAG GTCTTAACAAGTTTCCTCCACACTGCTGAGGCGGAAGTTAGGTCACTTATCAACCTTTACACTGAAGTG GGGAGAAATGCAGATTCGCTGTCACAGTATTTTGGTGAAGACCCCGCAAGATGTCCCTTTGAGCAAG TGACTCAAACTTTAGCAGTGTTCACTAAGCTGTTCAATAAATCGCATGATGAGAATGAGCAGCTGGCAGATGCTGAAAAGAAGAAACTGGAGAAGGAAGCACTCAAGGAACAAGCAGCATCAAATTCCCCTGCATGGAAGGACTCTCCTGCACGGAAGGAAGGCATTGATGCCCTTCGTGCAAAAATTAATGCTCGTAATCAGAAACAAGCTTCTTGA
- the LOC130987100 gene encoding formin-like protein 14 isoform X3 — protein MREDFRVIGLNFELRIDSHYSMSLLSRFFYKRPPDGLLELSDRVYVFDSCFSTEVLPDDIYRLYLHEIINELHEEFPESSFLAFNFREGEKRSQFAEILCEYDVTVMDYPRQYEGCPLLPLSLIHHFLRASESWLSLANFQNVVLIHCERGGWPLLAFVLASFLVFRKLHSGERKTLEMVYREGPKGLLQLLSPLNPFPSQLRYLQYISRRNISPEWPPPERPLSLDCIILRSIPRFDNQKGCRPIVRVFGRNLLSKDGLSTQMLYSMHKKGRHVRHYRQKDSDVIKIDIQCLVQGDVVLECVHFDLDPEREVMMFRIMFNTAFIRSNILMLNSENLDILWDSKSRFPKGFRAEVLFGDVESRSPPKAHTSMLNGEEKGGLPIEAFSRVQEFFNGVDWVDSNDDAALWLLKQLSVLSDAKDLSMLRRLSGYSSPLDSEEENNASSIADSLDLLDAEKAIAPDFNLMDDRSSFDSTLEDASELRAYENQIKPIISTPIDLTQPMTTGDRQLDSPAICEPLMEMESSDTKLSTNIHPPLQTSSASDSNTGFSQQPVTDIKELPPSSPTDSSEGPLLPAPFSIDSSSDIPSPPPLPSSTGSSNIPQIPSSEPHMGFGQAPQATSMLPPPPRPLPSKSEVIPLTPPPPPSFGSNYSSDMSTSQSTSLVSCVNTPPPPPSHGPAIAPSPSRDSVTIPPPPPPPPDSGSVVPPLPPPTPTAAPPPPPPPPPPPRTTASPPPPPPPPPPPPPRPTASPPPPPPPPPRPTTSPPPPPPTPPRPTTSPPPPPPPPPPPPIPPSGGGLVAISPPPPPPLPPPSSLDLIAAPPPPPPPPLPGRGSAPALSPPLPGRSSAPPPPPPPPLPGRGPTHAPPPPPPPPLPGSGLTPAPPLPPQLPSRSSGETPSAPPPPPHAGRGLAPIPPPPPPPGHGSASAPAPPPPPPGRGSAPVPPPPPPARGSAPAPPPPPLGRGSAPAPPPPPPSRGSAPAPPPPPPGRGSAPAPPPPPTIQGSAPPPPLGHGSRSAPPPPGGKSSSVPPPPALGRGRGLPSAKARGTSGSSIPPKKTSLKPLHWVKVTRAMQGSLWADAPKQDSQSRAPEIDISELESLFSMASASDAANKGAGPRGSKINKPEKVQLIDLRRAYNCEIMLTKIKIPLPDMNNAILALDSSALDIDQVENLIKFCPTKEEMETLKNYSGDKEMLGKCEQFFLELMKVPRVESKLRVFAFTITFNSQVKDLKNNLNTINDAAREVKESVKLRKIMQTILTLGNALNQGTARGSAVGFKLDSLLKLSDTRARNNKMTLMHYLCKILAEKMPELLDFSKDIVHLEPASKIQLKSLAEEMQAVSKGLEKVEQELLAAENDGAVSSGFRKVLTSFLHTAEAEVRSLINLYTEVGRNADSLSQYFGEDPARCPFEQVTQTLAVFTKLFNKSHDENEQLADAEKKKLEKEALKEQAASNSPAWKDSPARKEGIDALRAKINARNQKQAS, from the exons ATGCGTGAGGATTTTAGAGTT ATTGGATTGAATTTTGAACTGAGGATTGATTCCCACTACAGCATGTCATTACTAAGTAGATTCTTCTACAAAAGGCCCCCAGATGGTTTACTTGAACTTTCCGACAGAGTATATG TTTTTGATTCCTGTTTCTCAACCGAAGTGCTGCCAGATGATATATACCGACTTTACTTGCATGAAATCATTAATGAGTTACATGAGGAATTCCCAGAATCCTCATTTCTCGCATTTAATTTTCGGGAAGGAGAGAAGAGGAGCCAGTTTGCAGAGATATTATGTGAGTATGATGTCACTGTTATGGATTATCCGAGGCAGTATGAGGGTTGCCCGTTGCTGCCGCTAtctttaattcatcatttccTTCGCGCTAGTGAGAGTTGGCTTTCTCTTGCAAATTTCCAAAATGTGGTGTTGATCCATTGTGAAAGAGGAGGTTGGCCACTTCTTGCATTTGTTTTAGCTAGCTTCTTGGTTTTTAGGAAGTTGCATAGCGGCGAAAGAAAGACTCTTGAAATGGTTTACCGCGAAGGTCCAAAAGGCTTGTTGCAGCTATTATCCCCATTGAATCCGTTTCCATCTCAGCTTAGGTATCTGCAATACATATCGAGGAGAAATATATCCCCTGAGTGGCCTCCGCCTGAGAGGCCTCTTTCATTAGACTGTATCATTCTTCGTTCAATTCCAAGGTTTGATAATCAGAAAGGGTGCAGACCTATTGTCCGTGTTTTCGGTAGAAATCTCCTTAGTAAAGATGGACTATCAACCCAAATGCTTTATTCCATGCATAAGAAGGGTAGACATGTTCGTCATTATCGCCAA AAAGATAGTGATGTCATCAAGATTGATATACAATGTTTAGTGCAAGGGGATGTGGTATTGGAATGTGTTCACTTTGATTTAGATCCAGAAAGGGAAGTTATGATGTTCCGTATAATGTTCAATACAGCTTTTATTAGGTCTAATATATTGATGCTCAACTCTGAGAACTTGGATATCCTTTGGGACTCAAAGTCCAGGTTTCCTAAAGGCTTTAGGGCTGAG GTGCTATTCGGAGATGTTGAGAGCCGGTCTCCCCCCAAAGCTCATACGTCGATGTTGAATGGAGAGGAGAAAGGTGGACTGCCCATTGAAGCTTTTTCCAGGGTGCAAGAGTTTTTTAATGGTGTGGATTGGGTTGATAGTAATGATGATGCTGCATTATGGTTACTTAAGCAGTTATCCGTGCTGAGTGATGCCAAAGATTTGTCGATGTTGAGGAGGCTGAGTGGTTATTCATCGCCTCTTGATTCTGAAGAAGAAAACAACGCTTCCAGCATTGCTGATAGTCTTGATTTACTGGACGCAGAGAAAGCCATTGCACCTGATTTCAATTTGATGGATGATCGTTCATCATTTGATTCTACATTGGAGGATGCCTCTGAACTCAGGGCCTATGAGAATCAAATTAAGCCAATAATATCGACCCCTATTGATCTTACCCAGCCTATGACTACTGGTGACAGGCAGTTAGATTCTCCTGCTATTTGTGAACCTTTGATGGAAATGGAAAGTTCAGATACAAAACTTTCAACTAATATTCACCCACCATTGCAAACCTCCTCTGCTTCTGATTCTAATACAGGATTTTCTCAACAACCTGTTACTGATATCAAAGAACTTCCTCCTTCTTCTCCCACTGATTCGTCTGAAGGGCCGCTACTGCCAGCTCCTTTTTCAATTGATAGTTCTAGTGACATCCCCTCTCCTCCACCACTTCCTTCTTCAACCGGTTCCAGTAATATACCACAAATACCATCTAGTGAACCACACATGGGTTTTGGACAAGCCCCTCAGGCCACTAGCATGCTACCACCACCACCTCGTCCATTACCCAGTAAGAGTGAAGTCATTCCACTTACCCCACCACCTCCACCTTCATTTGGATCAAATTATTCATCAGATATGTCAACTTCACAGTCGACATCACTTGTTAGCTGTGTCAAtacaccaccaccacctcctagTCATGGTCCAGCAATAGCTCCATCTCCATCTCGTGATTCAGTCACAATCCCTCCaccacctcctcctcctccagaTAGTGGGTCAGTAGTACCTCCACTTCCACCTCCTACGCCAACAGcagctccacctccacctccaccaccgcctCCACCTCCCAGGACAACAGCATCcccacctccaccaccgccgccgcctccacctccacctcccaGGCCAACAGCATCcccacctccaccaccgcctCCACCTCCCAGGCCAACAACATCcccacctccaccaccgcctACACCTCCCAGGCCAACAACATCCccgcctccaccaccaccaccaccaccacctccacctaTTCCTCCTTCCGGTGGTGGGTTAGTAGCAAtttctcctccaccaccacctcccCTGCCGCCACCTTCAAGTCTTGATTTAATAGcagctccacctccacctccacctccgccATTGCCAGGACGTGGTTCAGCACCTGCTCTATCTCCACCGCTTCCAGGGCGTAGTTcagctccacctccacctccaccaccgccaCTTCCTGGGCGTGGTCCAACACATGCTCCACCTCCACCCCCACCTCCACCACTTCCAGGGAGTGGTTTAACACCTGCTCCTCCTCTACCCCCACAACTGCCTTCTCGTAGTTCAGGAGAAACTCCAtctgcaccaccaccacctcctcaTGCAGGTCGTGGTTTAGCACCTATCCCACCTCCACCACCTCCTCCAGGCCATGGTTCGGCCTCAGCCCCAGCCCCACCTCCACCACCTCCTGGTCGTGGTTCAGCTCCTGTgccacctccaccacctccTGCTCGTGGTTCAGCTCCTGCCCCACCTCCACCACCTCTTGGTCGTGGTTCAGCTCCTGCCCCACCTCCACCACCTCCTAGTCGTGGTTCTGCTCCTGCtccacctccaccgcctcctGGACGTGGTTCAGCTCCTGCTCCACCTCCGCCGCCCACGATTCAAGGTTCAGCACCTCCTCCACCTCTAGGTCATGGTTCACGATCCGCTCCTCCACCTCCTGGAGGAAAGAGCTCCAGTGTGCCTCCACCTCCAGCTTTAGGAAGAGGCAGAGGTTTGCCCTCAGCGAAAGCAAGAGGTACTAGTGGTTCTTCAATCCCCCCTAAGAAAACTTCACTAAAGCCCTTGCATTGGGTGAAAGTCACTCGAGCGATGCAAGGGAGCTTGTGGGCTGATGCTCCGAAACAAGATAGTCAGTCCAG gGCACCTGAAATTGATATTTCTGAGCTTGAGAGCCTTTTCTCAATGGCTTCTGCTTCAGATGCTGCTAATAAGGGCGCAGGCCCACGTGGTTCCAAAATAAACAAGCCAGAAAAAGTGCAATTG ATTGATTTGCGTAGAGCCTATAATTGTGAAATCATGCTCACAAAAATTAAGATACCCCTGCCAGATATGAAT aATGCAATCCTGGCTTTGGATTCCTCTGCATTGGACATTGATCAAGTTGAAAATCTTATAAAATTCTGTCCTACTAAAGAAGAAATGGAGACACTAAAG AATTACAGTGGGGACAAGGAGATGCTAGGAAAGTGCGAACAG TTCTTCCTGGAACTAATGAAAGTTCCACGAGTTGAATCCAAATTAAGAGTATTTGCTTTCACAATAACTTTTAATAGTCAG GTGAAGGACCTAAAAAATAACTTGAACACAATCAATGATGCTGCTAGGGAG GTTAAGGAGTCTGTGAAGTTACGAAAAATTATGCAGACAATCCTTACACTGGGAAATGCACTAAACCAGGGTACAGCTAGAG GCTCTGCTGTTGGATTCAAGTTGGATAGTCTTCTCAAACTTTCTGATACTCGTGCAAGAAATAACAAAATGACCTTAATGCATTACCTATGTAAG ATTCTAGCTGAGAAGATGCCAGAGTTGCTAGACTTCAGTAAGGATATTGTACATTTGGAACCAGCGTCCAAG ATACAATTAAAATCTTTGGCTGAAGAAATGCAAGCTGTTAGCAAAGGCCTTGAAAAGGTCGAACAGGAACTACTTGCAGCAGAGAATGACGGTGCTGTATCCTCAGGCTTTCGGAAG GTCTTAACAAGTTTCCTCCACACTGCTGAGGCGGAAGTTAGGTCACTTATCAACCTTTACACTGAAGTG GGGAGAAATGCAGATTCGCTGTCACAGTATTTTGGTGAAGACCCCGCAAGATGTCCCTTTGAGCAAG TGACTCAAACTTTAGCAGTGTTCACTAAGCTGTTCAATAAATCGCATGATGAGAATGAGCAGCTGGCAGATGCTGAAAAGAAGAAACTGGAGAAGGAAGCACTCAAGGAACAAGCAGCATCAAATTCCCCTGCATGGAAGGACTCTCCTGCACGGAAGGAAGGCATTGATGCCCTTCGTGCAAAAATTAATGCTCGTAATCAGAAACAAGCTTCTTGA